A single Macrobrachium nipponense isolate FS-2020 chromosome 5, ASM1510439v2, whole genome shotgun sequence DNA region contains:
- the LOC135215860 gene encoding uncharacterized protein LOC135215860 produces the protein MARFNYGPSKAVDTSIATWFCSNFDVGHSWWRLDLGDGRYIHKIDILPRSHPTDAFAFRDVEIRVGTTDLSSGDFTSWTLYAHYMGPYTVQGGRLLFTSYEGIPGRYISVQRGMNVTEAALKILDFKVYVRIH, from the exons CAACTACGGCCCATCGAAGGCTGTTGACACATCCATTGCGACATGGTTCTGCTCAAATTTTGATGTTGGTCATTCTTGGTGGAGGTTGGACCTTGGGGATGGCCGTTATATTCATAAGATTGATATATTGCCTCGCAGTCATCCAACTGATGCATTTGCCTTCAGGGATGTCGAA ATTCGAGTAGGCACGACAGACTTATCCAGCGGCGACTTCACTTCATGGACACTATATGCTCATTACATGGGCCCATATACGGTACAAGGGGGAcggctgttgtttacttcatatGAGGGAATTCCCGGTCGGTATATAAGCGTCCAAAGAGGAATGAACGTCACAGAAGCAGCTCTAAAGATCCTTGACTTCAAAGTTTATGTCAGGATTCATTAA